The Amycolatopsis sp. 195334CR genome window below encodes:
- the idi gene encoding isopentenyl-diphosphate Delta-isomerase, protein MTEQVVLLDEQGHAIGVADKAGVHHAETPLHLAFSAYAFNERGQFLLTRRALGKRTFPGVWTNSCCGHPAPGEDMSDGIVRRLAQELGLTSTGIDLVLPEFQYRAEMDGVVENEKCPVWRVEVTGEPEPDPAEVDAYRWVEWDQVVGEIEDGSQPISPWCRKQLSELRALGPDPRDWPSAEHNRLPPAALVSAQGR, encoded by the coding sequence ATGACTGAGCAGGTGGTTCTCCTCGACGAGCAGGGACACGCGATCGGCGTGGCCGACAAGGCCGGCGTGCACCACGCCGAAACCCCGTTGCACCTGGCGTTCTCCGCCTACGCCTTCAACGAGCGCGGCCAGTTCCTGCTGACCAGGCGGGCGCTGGGCAAGCGCACCTTCCCCGGGGTGTGGACGAACAGCTGCTGCGGCCACCCCGCGCCGGGCGAGGACATGAGCGACGGCATCGTGCGGCGGCTGGCCCAGGAACTCGGCCTGACCAGCACCGGCATCGACCTGGTGCTGCCGGAGTTCCAGTACCGCGCGGAGATGGACGGCGTGGTGGAGAACGAGAAGTGCCCGGTCTGGCGGGTCGAGGTGACCGGCGAGCCCGAGCCGGACCCGGCCGAGGTCGACGCCTACCGGTGGGTCGAGTGGGACCAGGTGGTCGGTGAGATCGAGGACGGCAGCCAGCCGATCTCGCCCTGGTGCCGCAAGCAGTTGTCCGAGCTGCGTGCGCTGGGCCCGGACCCGCGCGACTGGCCGTCCGCCGAGCACAACCGCCTGCCGCCCGCCGCTCTCGTGAGTGCGCAGGGCCGTTAG
- a CDS encoding cation acetate symporter, which translates to MNLAQGVQGSNPILNISIFGAFVVVTLVIVFRASRNTKTASDYYAAGRAFSGPQNGVAIAGDYLSAASFLGIAGAIAVYGYDGFLYSIGFLVAWLVALLLVAELLRNTGKFTMGDVLAFRMKQRPVRAAAATSTMAVSFFYLLAQMAGAGILVSLLLGISSGVGQAVVISVVGVVMIIYVLVGGMKGTTWVQIIKAALLITGAFAMTVWVLARYGFNLSELLGSAVERVGSAGEAVLNPGAKYGVSETSKIDFLSLGIALVLGTAGLPHVLMRFYTVPTAKDARKSVVWAIALIGLFYLFTLVLGYGAGAIVGKDAINKAPGKENSAAPLLAQALGGPILLGFIAAVAFATILAVVAGLTITASASFAHDVYANVIKKGKVSDSNAEVRVARITAVVIGAVAIVGGILAKDQNVAFLVALAFAVAASANLPTILYSLFWKRFNTSGALWSIYGGLTVTVVLIIFSPAVSGLPNSMIKGVDFHWFPLQNPGLVSIPVSFFLGWLGTVLSKEHNEDKYAEMEVRSLTGAGAEKAVSH; encoded by the coding sequence GTGAACCTCGCACAGGGTGTCCAGGGGTCGAACCCGATCCTGAACATCAGCATCTTCGGCGCCTTCGTCGTGGTCACGCTGGTGATCGTGTTCCGCGCCTCGCGCAACACGAAGACCGCGTCGGACTACTACGCCGCGGGTCGCGCTTTCTCCGGTCCGCAGAACGGCGTCGCGATCGCCGGTGACTACCTCTCGGCGGCCTCGTTCCTCGGGATCGCGGGCGCCATCGCGGTCTACGGCTACGACGGCTTCCTCTACTCGATCGGCTTCCTTGTCGCCTGGCTGGTGGCCCTGCTGCTGGTCGCCGAACTGCTGCGCAACACCGGCAAGTTCACCATGGGCGACGTGCTGGCGTTCCGGATGAAGCAACGCCCGGTCCGCGCCGCCGCCGCGACTTCCACGATGGCGGTGAGCTTCTTCTACCTGCTCGCCCAGATGGCGGGCGCGGGCATCCTGGTCTCGCTGCTGCTGGGCATCTCGTCCGGCGTCGGCCAGGCCGTGGTGATCTCCGTGGTCGGTGTCGTGATGATCATCTACGTGCTGGTCGGCGGGATGAAGGGCACCACCTGGGTACAGATCATCAAGGCCGCGCTGCTGATCACCGGTGCCTTCGCGATGACGGTCTGGGTGCTCGCCCGCTACGGCTTCAACCTGTCCGAACTGCTGGGCAGCGCGGTCGAGCGCGTCGGTTCGGCCGGGGAGGCCGTGCTGAACCCGGGCGCCAAGTACGGCGTCTCCGAGACTTCGAAGATCGACTTCCTGTCGCTGGGCATCGCGCTGGTGCTCGGTACCGCCGGGTTGCCGCACGTGCTGATGCGGTTCTACACCGTGCCGACGGCGAAGGACGCGCGGAAGTCCGTGGTCTGGGCGATCGCGCTGATCGGCCTGTTCTACCTGTTCACCCTGGTGCTCGGCTACGGCGCCGGTGCGATCGTCGGCAAGGACGCGATCAACAAGGCACCCGGCAAGGAGAACTCGGCCGCACCACTGCTCGCGCAGGCTCTCGGTGGGCCGATCCTGCTGGGCTTCATCGCGGCGGTCGCGTTCGCGACGATCCTCGCCGTGGTCGCCGGTCTCACGATCACCGCGTCGGCGTCGTTCGCGCACGACGTGTACGCCAACGTGATCAAGAAGGGCAAGGTCTCCGACAGCAACGCCGAAGTCCGCGTCGCCCGGATCACCGCGGTGGTGATCGGCGCGGTCGCCATCGTCGGCGGCATCCTGGCCAAGGATCAGAACGTCGCGTTCCTGGTGGCGCTGGCCTTCGCGGTCGCGGCCTCGGCGAACCTGCCGACGATCCTGTACTCGCTGTTCTGGAAGCGGTTCAACACCTCCGGCGCGCTGTGGTCGATCTACGGCGGGCTCACCGTCACCGTGGTGCTGATCATCTTCTCGCCCGCGGTGTCGGGTCTGCCGAACTCGATGATCAAGGGCGTGGACTTCCACTGGTTCCCACTGCAGAACCCGGGCCTGGTGTCGATCCCGGTCTCGTTCTTCCTCGGCTGGCTGGGCACGGTCCTGTCCAAGGAACACAACGAGGACAAGTACGCGGAGATGGAGGTCCGTTCCCTCACTGGAGCGGGAGCGGAGAAGGCCGTCTCCCACTGA
- a CDS encoding DUF485 domain-containing protein, with translation MSISEPAVGPPGEDVDWKTIQSGPEFQQLRRRLRTFVFPMTALFLGWYLLYVVLADYAHGFMSTKLVGNINVGLVLGLLQFVSTFVITGLYVRHANRHLDPVADKIREDIEGDGK, from the coding sequence GTGAGCATCTCTGAACCCGCCGTAGGGCCACCAGGTGAGGACGTGGACTGGAAAACGATCCAGTCCGGTCCGGAGTTCCAGCAACTGCGACGGCGGCTGCGGACCTTCGTGTTCCCGATGACGGCCCTGTTCCTCGGCTGGTACCTGCTCTACGTGGTGCTGGCGGACTACGCGCACGGGTTCATGTCCACCAAGCTGGTCGGCAACATCAACGTCGGCCTGGTGCTCGGCCTGCTCCAGTTCGTCTCGACCTTCGTGATCACGGGGCTCTATGTGCGCCACGCGAATCGTCATCTCGACCCCGTTGCCGACAAGATCCGCGAAGACATCGAGGGGGACGGCAAGTGA
- a CDS encoding cation acetate symporter has product MIAALAVAPVVLITILVGLRAVAAMRTTSDFLVASRRVSPLLNSAAVSGEYLSAASFLGVAGLVVKDGIGSLWYPVGFTAGYVAMLVLVAAPMRRSGALTVPDFAEARLASPVLRRIAAVVVLVIGGLYLVPQFRTAGLVLGAVGGTPYWVGVVIAGVAAATTLSLGGMRAATYVQAFQFFLKLALFLVPAAWLVFQVGPDVRAQAVDPAEFTHFSHDTTIEFRVGATLDFREPTAVRAADGTPELIPAGRQEIEAGRTIVFPAGAPAPSVDNHAPGGPGWELPTLDLQNAGYPVLSTWAVLIATMLGTMGLPHVLMRFHTSIDGRAARKTAALTVLLLSAFYLFPGIYGVLGTVLVPHLYLSDATDTAVVALPSVVDPGPAGAVFTVLLTAGAFAAFLATSLGLLLAVAGAISHDLLEGGLRQMRFTVLAAAAAVVLLALPAVRLDAGVLVTWGFTVAASTFCPLLVLGIWWPRLTTTGAISGVVVGLTASAGAIATTLFGPALPGWQAILVAQPAPWSVPLAFATMVLVSLRGRPPAWSRDAMLRLHLGEGRSPYLNQRLLQGRDPGHSSRTNGRSSTVRRMARRFVR; this is encoded by the coding sequence ATGATCGCCGCGTTGGCTGTGGCGCCGGTGGTGTTGATCACCATTCTCGTCGGGTTGCGGGCCGTCGCCGCGATGCGGACCACATCGGACTTCCTCGTCGCCTCCCGCCGGGTCTCGCCGTTGCTCAACTCCGCGGCCGTCTCCGGGGAGTACCTCTCCGCCGCCTCGTTCCTCGGCGTCGCCGGGTTGGTGGTCAAGGACGGCATCGGCTCGCTCTGGTACCCGGTCGGCTTCACCGCCGGCTACGTGGCCATGCTGGTCCTCGTCGCCGCCCCGATGCGCCGCTCCGGCGCCCTCACCGTCCCCGACTTCGCCGAGGCACGCCTGGCCTCCCCGGTGCTGCGCCGGATCGCCGCCGTGGTGGTGCTGGTGATCGGCGGCCTCTACCTCGTCCCGCAGTTCCGCACCGCCGGCCTGGTGCTCGGCGCGGTCGGCGGCACGCCCTACTGGGTGGGCGTGGTGATCGCCGGCGTCGCCGCGGCGACCACGCTGTCACTGGGCGGGATGCGCGCCGCCACCTACGTGCAGGCCTTCCAGTTCTTCCTGAAGCTCGCGCTGTTCCTGGTCCCCGCCGCCTGGCTGGTCTTCCAGGTGGGCCCGGACGTTCGCGCGCAGGCGGTGGACCCGGCGGAGTTCACCCACTTCAGCCACGACACCACCATCGAGTTCCGCGTCGGGGCCACTTTGGACTTCCGGGAACCCACCGCGGTCCGCGCGGCCGACGGCACCCCCGAGCTGATCCCGGCCGGACGGCAGGAAATCGAGGCTGGCCGGACGATCGTGTTCCCGGCCGGCGCCCCGGCGCCCTCGGTGGACAATCACGCGCCCGGCGGCCCGGGCTGGGAATTGCCCACATTGGACCTCCAGAACGCGGGTTACCCGGTGCTGAGCACCTGGGCGGTGCTGATCGCCACCATGCTCGGCACGATGGGCCTGCCCCACGTGCTGATGCGCTTCCACACCAGCATCGACGGCCGCGCGGCCAGGAAAACCGCCGCGCTGACGGTGTTGCTGCTCAGCGCCTTCTACCTCTTCCCCGGCATCTACGGCGTGCTGGGCACGGTGCTGGTGCCGCACCTCTACCTGTCCGACGCCACCGACACCGCGGTGGTGGCGCTGCCGTCGGTGGTCGACCCCGGCCCGGCTGGGGCGGTGTTCACCGTGCTGCTCACCGCCGGTGCCTTCGCCGCTTTCCTTGCCACGTCACTGGGTTTGCTGCTCGCGGTGGCCGGCGCGATCTCCCACGACCTGCTCGAAGGCGGGTTGCGGCAGATGCGGTTCACCGTGCTCGCCGCGGCCGCCGCGGTGGTGCTGCTGGCGCTGCCCGCGGTCCGGCTGGACGCGGGCGTCCTGGTCACCTGGGGCTTCACCGTGGCCGCGTCCACCTTCTGCCCCTTGCTGGTACTGGGGATCTGGTGGCCGCGGCTGACCACCACCGGGGCGATCAGCGGGGTGGTGGTCGGCCTGACCGCCTCCGCGGGCGCCATCGCCACTACGCTGTTCGGCCCAGCTTTGCCCGGCTGGCAAGCTATTCTGGTGGCGCAGCCCGCACCGTGGTCGGTGCCGCTCGCGTTCGCCACCATGGTGCTGGTGTCGTTGCGCGGCCGCCCACCCGCTTGGTCCCGCGACGCGATGCTGCGCCTGCACCTCGGTGAAGGACGCAGCCCGTACCTCAACCAGCGGCTGTTGCAGGGCCGTGATCCAGGCCACTCATCGCGGACCAACGGTCGTTCGTCAACCGTTCGTCGCATGGCCCGTCGATTCGTCCGCTGA